One genomic window of Chanos chanos chromosome 13, fChaCha1.1, whole genome shotgun sequence includes the following:
- the trim35-13 gene encoding zinc-binding protein A33 codes for MATMQSLREDDLSCPICGNIFRQPVVLFCRHRFCKPCLENIWKGVSQSCECPLCCQPSSMGELIINTKLEKTCEGFLNERRKNDPLACSEHGETLTLFCLEDLQPACIACKSSPTHKGHRLYSLEDAAQDCKEELKTALQPLQEKLKAFRKEKLTCDDTAEHIKNQADNTERQIREEFEALHQFLREEEATRLTLLEMEKDHKNEIIKEKITNLENEITSLTNTIRMVEQEMRSQDIPFLKNYKDTIKRTWRIPAEPEMVSGALIDVANHLGSLKFHVWEKMRNIIQYTPVVIDPNTAASCFLLSEDLTVVQCCSQTFKVPDNPERFDVSAEMLGSEGFTSGKHSWEVEVKDNTYWVIGVASESINRKGKHVLTPAEGFWTIRLRNGEYKACSAPWSSLTMSKEPTIVRIVLDVDRSKVTFYDPRERTPLYTFTDVISPKLYPYFCSACKEHPLKILPMTLSVSVDR; via the exons ATGGCAACCATGCAGTCTCTTCGTGAAGATGATCTCTCCTGTCCCATCTGTGGAAACATTTTTCGCCAGCCCGTGGTTCTATTCTGCAGACACAGATTCTGTAAACCTTGCTTGGAAAATATCTGGAAGGGTGTCAGTCAGTCTTGTGAGTGTCCTTTGTGCTGCCAGCCATCCTCGATGGGAGAGCTCATCATCAATACCAAGCTTGAGAAGACCTGTGAAGGTTTTCTGAATGAGCGGAGAAAAAATGATCCTCTTGCATGCAGTGAACATGGCGAAACACTGACCCTTTTTTGTTTAGAAGACCTACAGCCCGCGTGCATCGCATGCAAATCATCTCCAACTCATAAAGGTCACAGATTGTACTCCTTGGAAGACGCTGCACAAGACTGTAAG GAAGAACTCAAGACTGCCTTACAGCCATTGCAGGAGAAGCTGAAGGCATTCAGAAAGGAAAAACTCACATGTGATGACACAGCAGAACATATTAAG AACCAGGCAgacaacacagaaagacagataagaGAGGAATTTGAGGCACTTCATCAATTCCTGCGAGAAGAGGAAGCCACCAGACTCACTCTGCTGGAGATGGAAAAGgatcataaaaatgaaataataaaggAAAAGATCACAAACCTAGAAAATGAGATAACATCTTTAACTAACACAATCAGAATGGTTGAACAGGAGATGAGATCTCAGGACATCCCATTTCTCAAG aACTACAAAGACACTATAAAGAG AACTTGGCGCATACCAGCGGAGCCAGAGATGGTTTCAGGGGCCCTGATTGATGTAGCCAATCACCTGGGCTCTCTGAAGTTTCATGTCTGGGAAAAAATGAGGAACATTATTCAGTACA CACCTGTTGTTATagacccaaacacagcagcaAGCTGTTTCTTACTGTCAGAGGATCTGACAGTTGTGCAGTGCTGTTCTCAGACCTTCAAGGTCCCAGACAACCCAGAGCGCTTTGACGTCAGTGCAGAAAtgctgggctctgagggcttcACGTCTGGGAAGCACAGCTGGGAGGTGGAAGTCAAAGACAACACGTACTGGGTCATTGGAGTAGCCAGCGAGTCCATCAACAGAAAGGGCAAACATGTGCTGACCCCGGCTGAGGGATTCTGGACCATTAGACTGCGAAACGGGGAGTACAAAGCCTGCTCCGCACCGTGGTCGTCACTTACGATGAGTAAGGAACCGACGATAGTAAGAATAGTCCTGGACGTGGACAGGTCCAAGGTCACCTTCTATGACCCCAGAGAGAGGACACCTCTCTACACTTTCACCGATGTCATTAGTCCGAAATTATACCCTTACTTCTGCAGCGCATGTAAGGAGCACCCTCTCAAGATACTTCCAATGACACTGTCCGTCTCTGTGGATCGCTAA